From Acipenser ruthenus chromosome 2, fAciRut3.2 maternal haplotype, whole genome shotgun sequence, a single genomic window includes:
- the LOC117409382 gene encoding polyadenylate-binding protein-interacting protein 2B-like isoform X1: protein MSNPSKMNGSHLAPGSSAPGKEPVTNGHGHGESDGNPFAEYMWMENEEEYNRQVEEELLEQEFLERCFQEMLDEEDQDWFIPARDLPSGVGQLQQQFNGISVSDNSADEIARKSSLNPEAKEFVPGVKY from the exons ATCCATCGAAGATGAACGGGTCCCACTTGGCTCCGGGGAGCAGCGCTCCGGGGAAGGAGCCAGTGACCAACGGACATGGGCACGGGGAGAGTGATGGCAACCCGTTTGCGGAGTACATGTGGATGGAGAACGAGGAGGAGTACAATCGGCAG GTGGAGGAGGAGCTGCTGGAGCAGGAGTTCTTGGAGCGCTGTTTCCAAGAGATGCTGGATGAGGAGGATCAGGATTGGTTCATTCCAGCGCGGGACCTCCCCTCGGGGGTGGGGCAGCTCCAGCAGCAGTTCAATGGGATCTCAGTCAGCGACAACAGTGCCGACGAGATTGCG cgGAAGAGCAGTTTAAACCCAGAGGCGAAGGAGTTTGTGCCGGGAGTGAAGTACTGA
- the LOC117409382 gene encoding polyadenylate-binding protein-interacting protein 2B-like isoform X2, which translates to MNGSHLAPGSSAPGKEPVTNGHGHGESDGNPFAEYMWMENEEEYNRQVEEELLEQEFLERCFQEMLDEEDQDWFIPARDLPSGVGQLQQQFNGISVSDNSADEIARKSSLNPEAKEFVPGVKY; encoded by the exons ATGAACGGGTCCCACTTGGCTCCGGGGAGCAGCGCTCCGGGGAAGGAGCCAGTGACCAACGGACATGGGCACGGGGAGAGTGATGGCAACCCGTTTGCGGAGTACATGTGGATGGAGAACGAGGAGGAGTACAATCGGCAG GTGGAGGAGGAGCTGCTGGAGCAGGAGTTCTTGGAGCGCTGTTTCCAAGAGATGCTGGATGAGGAGGATCAGGATTGGTTCATTCCAGCGCGGGACCTCCCCTCGGGGGTGGGGCAGCTCCAGCAGCAGTTCAATGGGATCTCAGTCAGCGACAACAGTGCCGACGAGATTGCG cgGAAGAGCAGTTTAAACCCAGAGGCGAAGGAGTTTGTGCCGGGAGTGAAGTACTGA